The region CGCCGCGGGCACCGCGACGAGGACGCGATGATCACCGCCCACACGGTCCTGGGCCGCGGCGGCTGCATGGCGATGTACTGCGAGGGCGGCCGCTCCCGCGACGGCAGGCTCGCCGACGAGGCCAAGCCCGGCATCGGCAGGCTGGCGCTGGAGAGCGGCGCGGTCGTCGTGCCGGTCGCGATCCACGGCTCGTCGAAGGTCCGCAACTGGAAGAAGCTCGAGTTCCCGAAGGTCACGATCCAGTACGGCGAGCCCTTCCGCTACGAGCAGGAGGAGGCGCCGACGCGCGAGCGCGCGCAGCTGGTCGCCAACGAGATCTTCGACGCGATCAAGGTGTTGTACAACGGCTTGGAGGCCCACGGGCGCCGGACGATCGTCCAGCGCGTGCGGGCCGAGCGCCGGGCGCTGCGGCGCTCCGGCAAGCGCGCGGTCGCCTGAGGCGCCGCTGAGCGGGTAGGACGTCGACCATGGGTCGGCGATCAGCGGTACTGAGCGTGTGCGTCGCAGCGTCGTTCTCGGCGGCGGTCCTGCCGGGGCAAGCGGGCGCGGCGGTGACGCTCGCGCCGATCGGGACGTTCGACCAGCCGGTCGACGTCACCGCGCCGCCGGCCGACACCACGCGCGTCTTCGTCGTCGAGAAGGGCGGCAAGGTCATCGACATCAGGGGCGGCACCGCCTCGACGTTCCTGGACATCACGAGCAGGGTGCGCTCCTCGGGCAACGAGCAGGGGCTGCTGTCGATCGCGTTCCCGCCCGACTACGCGACCAGCGGGATCTTCTACGCCTACTACACGGCCCAGCCGCCGGGCGGGTCCGGCGCAGCGGGCTCGGACCTGACGATCAGCGCGTTCAGGCGCACCGACGACGACCACGCCGACGCCGCGAGCGAGCGCGTCGTGCTGTCGATCCCGCACCGCAAGTACGACAACCACAACGGCGGCCAGCTGCAGTTCGGCCCGGACGGGCTGCTGTGGATCGGGGTCGGCGACGGCGGTGACGGCAACGACACGCTCGGCAACGCCGAGCAGACCAGCCCGTCCTACAACGACGCGGCGGCGGGCCACGACGCGCGCCAGGGCAAGCTGCTGCGGATCGACCCGAGGCCGGGCGACGGCTGCGGCGGCGGCTGCACGATCCCGGCCGGCAACCCCGGCTTCGCCCAGCCCGAGATCTGGGCCTACGGTCTGCGCAACCCGTGGCGCTTCTCGTTCGACCGCAGCACCGGCGACCTGCTGATCGGCGACGTCGGCCAGGACACGTGGGAGGAGGTCGACTTCGCGCCCGCGAGCGCCGGGCGGCTGGCCGGCGCCAACTACGGCTGGGGGACCTACGAGGCCGACCACCCGCGCG is a window of Conexibacter woesei Iso977N DNA encoding:
- a CDS encoding lysophospholipid acyltransferase family protein codes for the protein MSESGELAKMKAQVYLDERPKEYFDRFHERARTREPDVVYEAVKSLTLLYQWSFFRARAISTDKVPPTGPVILAPNHFSFMDHFFVGGAIRRKVQFMAKSQLFKPPMQWIYTHGGVFPVRRGHRDEDAMITAHTVLGRGGCMAMYCEGGRSRDGRLADEAKPGIGRLALESGAVVVPVAIHGSSKVRNWKKLEFPKVTIQYGEPFRYEQEEAPTRERAQLVANEIFDAIKVLYNGLEAHGRRTIVQRVRAERRALRRSGKRAVA
- a CDS encoding PQQ-dependent sugar dehydrogenase; this encodes MGRRSAVLSVCVAASFSAAVLPGQAGAAVTLAPIGTFDQPVDVTAPPADTTRVFVVEKGGKVIDIRGGTASTFLDITSRVRSSGNEQGLLSIAFPPDYATSGIFYAYYTAQPPGGSGAAGSDLTISAFRRTDDDHADAASERVVLSIPHRKYDNHNGGQLQFGPDGLLWIGVGDGGDGNDTLGNAEQTSPSYNDAAAGHDARQGKLLRIDPRPGDGCGGGCTIPAGNPGFAQPEIWAYGLRNPWRFSFDRSTGDLLIGDVGQDTWEEVDFAPASAGRLAGANYGWGTYEADHPRGSTASAGAPAGITMPVLEKAHAAPDSFSSIAGGYVVRDPALPDLLGRYVYADTYRGDIRAATPGVWTDDAATGLHVSTLASFGEDACGRVYAVSLDGAVDRLTQSGACIPPAAAPGAVTPVAPAPGGGGVTGPARPTTTRAVPLLTVTAAGRQRPWRTGFVRIRATCSANCHVRGYGVFRISGSRRAPETSRVSAHLRAHRTTTLRLRVPARTRHTLLALLRHHHRITLRFALNATDAKGHRRFAQGTRPSAIVR